Proteins encoded in a region of the Diospyros lotus cultivar Yz01 chromosome 9, ASM1463336v1, whole genome shotgun sequence genome:
- the LOC127810221 gene encoding agamous-like MADS-box protein AGL80 yields MTRKKVKLAFIINDSARKATFKKRKKGLMKKVSELSTLCGIDACAIIYSPYDAQPEVWPNGLGVQRVLAQFKRMPEMEQSKKMVNQESFIRQRISKANEQLKKQLKDNREKEVAELMFHCLTGRALQTVAMSDLHDLGWLLDQNLKDIYKRIESMRKAAAPPPTPPPPPPPPLQAPPPPPPLVPLAPPLLPRNTTTTSSTIITTAATSEMMMMRNRMQQVQEQKPIVDPIVAMEAMQRPHWFTDWMNNPNEHLGFGGAGEEMMMLPFGDSHSVVWPAGPFFP; encoded by the coding sequence ATGACTAGGAAGAAGGTGAAGCTTGCATTCATCATCAATGATTCGGCAAGGAAAGCAACCttcaagaaaaggaagaaggggCTGATGAAGAAGGTGAGCGAGCTGAGCACGCTGTGCGGCATCGATGCGTGCGCGATTATATATAGCCCCTACGACGCGCAGCCGGAGGTTTGGCCCAACGGGCTGGGGGTCCAGCGCGTGCTGGCGCAGTTCAAGAGGATGCCGGAGATGGAGCAGAGCAAGAAGATGGTGAACCAGGAGAGCTTCATTCGGCAGAGGATCTCCAAGGCCAACGAGCAGCTCAAGAAGCAGCTCAAGGACAACCGCGAGAAGGAGGTGGCCGAGCTCATGTTCCATTGCCTCACTGGGAGGGCCCTGCAGACCGTGGCCATGTCTGATCTCCATGACCTCGGCTGGCTGCTTGACCAGAACTTGAAGGACATTTACAAGAGGATCGAGTCCATGAGGAAGGCGGCCGCGCCTCCCCCTACtcctcctccgccgccgccaccGCCACTGCAggcgccgccgccgccaccgccACTAGTCCCTCTTGCACCACCGCTGCTACCAAGAAATACTACTACTACTTCTAGTACTATTATTACTACTGCTGCTACTAGtgaaatgatgatgatgaggaacaGAATGCAGCAGGTTCAAGAGCAGAAGCCGATCGTGGATCCAATTGTGGCCATGGAGGCCATGCAAAGGCCACACTGGTTCACGGACTGGATGAACAACCCAAATGAGCATTTGGGTTTTGGTGGTGCTGGGGAGGAGATGATGATGCTGCCATTTGGGGACAGCCATAGTGTGGTGTGGCCTGCTGGTCCCTTCTTTCCATGA